A genomic stretch from Carcharodon carcharias isolate sCarCar2 chromosome 27 unlocalized genomic scaffold, sCarCar2.pri SUPER_27_unloc_1, whole genome shotgun sequence includes:
- the LOC121273680 gene encoding zinc finger protein 214-like has protein sequence MEKPWKCGDCGKGFKVPSELETHRRIHTGERPFTCSECGKGFTQLSHLQTHQRVHTGERPFTCSGCGKGFTNSSNLLVHQRVHTGERLFICSECGKGFSDSSTLRTHQRVHTGEKPFTCSECRKGFTQLSNLRKHRRVHTGERPYTCSECGKGFTQLSNLLTHKRIHTGERPFSCSDCGKGFSDLSNLLAHERVHTGERPFTCRVCGKGFTHLSSLLRHQRVHR, from the coding sequence atggagaaaccgtggaaatgtggggactgtgggaagggattcaaagtcccatctgagctggaaactcatcggcgcattcacaccggggagaggccattcacctgctctgagtgtgggaagggattcacacagttatcccacctgcagacacaccagcgagttcacactggagagagaccattcacctgctctgggtgtgggaaaggattcactaaTTCATCCAACCTCCtggtacaccagcgagttcacaccggggagaggctatttatctgctctgagtgtgggaagggattcagtgattcatccaccctacgaacacaccagcgagttcacactggggagaaaccgttcacctgctctgagtgtagaaagggattcactcagttatccaacctGCGGAAGCAccggcgagttcacaccggggagaggccgtacacttgctctgagtgtgggaagggattcactcagttatccaactTGCTAACACAcaagcgaattcacactggggagaggccattctcctgctctgactgtgggaagggattcagtgatttaTCCAACCTGCTGGCACatgagcgagttcacactggggagaggccgttcacctgccgtgtgtgtggaaagggattcactcatttatccagcctgctgagacaccagcgagttcacaggtga